The window GAGCACCTGCTTGCTCGCAAGGTAGGCTGCGCCCTCGCGGCCCAGCCCCGGTTCGCCGGCGAGGTAGCGCTTGTCGTCCTGGCCCACCAGCGACAGCCAGCCGGTGTGGAACAGCACCACGTCGCCGGTGCGGATCTCGATGCCCTGGCGCTTGGCCTGCTCGTCGATCTCCTTGCGGTTGAACGCCGTGCCTTCGGGCACGACGTCGCGGCCGTAGTAGGCCGTCATGTCGAGCACGACACCGCGCGTCACGAACGGCGGGATCTTCTCGACGCCGAGCTTGCGCAGGCCGTCGACCTGCACGAACTCGCTGTTCTTGAAGCAGTTGTAGTAGACGTTGTCGATGCCGACATGGCCCAGCCCGTCGATCTGGCTGCCCACGCCCACCCAGCCGGCGTAGATGTCGTCGTTGTAGCTGGTCTTCGAGGGCCCGAGGGTCACGCCGCCGGCCTGGCCCGGAGACGTGACCGTGAGCGACCAGCCCCGCGGCGGATAGGCGGGCGATCTGGAGTTGGTCTCGGCGCCGAGCCGGTAGGTCTTGCCGGTCTTCACGAGCTTCGCGGCGTCGAGCGCGAGCTGCGGACTCAGCAGGTTGGCGGCGCCGATCTCATCGGTGGGACCGTACTTCGACTTGCACCACTCTTCGGCGTGGGCAAGGGCCTGGGTCGCCGAGGCGGCCAGGCCGAGGGCGATGGAAAGCGCAACCGCGCCGCGCCGCAGCGCCTTGTGCAGAACCATGGAGTCTCCTTGGTGGTGTCGCGGCGCTCGGCTGGCGCCGTCCGGGCTCGCGCGGACGATAGCCCGTCCGCCCCGGCCTTGCACGCGCCACC is drawn from Methylibium petroleiphilum PM1 and contains these coding sequences:
- a CDS encoding cyclase family protein, encoding MVLHKALRRGAVALSIALGLAASATQALAHAEEWCKSKYGPTDEIGAANLLSPQLALDAAKLVKTGKTYRLGAETNSRSPAYPPRGWSLTVTSPGQAGGVTLGPSKTSYNDDIYAGWVGVGSQIDGLGHVGIDNVYYNCFKNSEFVQVDGLRKLGVEKIPPFVTRGVVLDMTAYYGRDVVPEGTAFNRKEIDEQAKRQGIEIRTGDVVLFHTGWLSLVGQDDKRYLAGEPGLGREGAAYLASKQVLAIGADTWGLETIPFEKDAGVFEVHQILLAKNGIYILENMNTAELARDRAWEFMFVLSAVRVTGGVQSLVNPVAIR